The Vespula pensylvanica isolate Volc-1 chromosome 5, ASM1446617v1, whole genome shotgun sequence genome includes a window with the following:
- the LOC122629643 gene encoding roundabout homolog 2-like isoform X1, giving the protein MPCVGTTTPFLILTIFALTAKGQLRSPRITEHPSDIIVAKHEPVTLNCKAEGKPDPVIEWYKDGELVQTSPGDAKSHRVILPTGSLFFLRVMNGKKEQDGGVYWCVARNQAGSVPSRNATLTVAVLRDEFRTEPQNTRVAAGETAMLECGPPRGHPEPTLHWKRNGHVIDLESNKRITLVDGGNLLISDVRQTDQGKYQCIAENMVGVKESAIASLTVYVKPYFSAIPSNQTILTDQTAEFACRVGGDPQPDILWRRNDGKMPIGRAHILDDKSLRIERVIPEDQGTYICDAENEVGAISASAVLTVHSKPVFVNFPKDETVSTGSDVSFSCSARGSPKPSIFWTREGSQELMFPGNTYQSRYTVTQDESLRIKGVIRKDEGHYVCSAISQAGASTATVFLQVMSAEDIPPPIIELGPANQTLPVKSVATLPCRAVGTPTPKVHWHKDGVLIQLGNRITMANNGTLFIDDLQMSDSGLYTCIASSESGNTSWSATLTVSTTTTFHRTPEISALPQSPSKPRIINATSNSVTLTWSPGNEGQSKIIGYNIEYFSSNLNTGWVVAATGVIDDTYTVTDLKPDTNYVFLVRAENSHGLSLPGPLSDVAHTSSLDQRTVPQIELIRARDRLNSEILHLKEVQPLSSTSVKIMWDILGAADLVEGLYIRYRELTEKPEYRMVTVFNAGATSYVLTNLEKYTRYEFFLVPFYKTIEGRPSNVKLTTTLEDIPSSAPENVHVGMINMTSAFVRWSPPPKNAQNGQLIGYKIQIKSNSSNKILGQMSLNASTTSVVINSLSMGGLYTARVAGLTRIGLGPFSNPTLLNMDPGQLTQLPPRTDPSHGSVSIVRETWFLILVITMVFTVVAALLGALYVRRRQAMSKQLGHLNVPVSTANDICQLNKDTLWLERGWRPSNTLQGPTDKECETKLLNNQQMLAPGIVSMSGSEYAEVNLTTFYNSRKQLQAPPEPYATTTLCVGSRSPDSMETSGQKSNSSDSCMKPDYSSLDSNQEHNKSTMSPSSDNTSSVYTDENADIQRRPQYKIPISNNPQSAVSTSGTAMPNWCDMMPPPPEHPPPSGTLLSGRMQQQQQQQQQQQQQQQSQQQQQQHHQQQVSFSPHLGKRNIQNDLDGSGSCNSQSPPTPPIRAGNSFSSSPTPWTGQPPHDMAAYANMQQSGRYTTLPPQTNPPPVPCFPQGFNHYDYKTQENEYESGSVIYGHHNGLPDNYRNHDNAFSRINHANPHIEHSVAMSDDIYRRNDAIFRGEDLYQQDNDEWDRKSCDSNTHSDMCCSCSESSCLYADTIEYNNQFAQSGCVHSRSDSRSRDNKSPRRRNNRASSPAYSSDSNYSCIPQRQCGSIGSQERSRHNRCKDKVPSFSRTGSYPQHSSSASNTMSSSGSQRYNKLNSLLASANNPTGVSESSRPCDHRDS; this is encoded by the exons TACTACGAGACGAGTTTCGGACAGAACCACAGAACACAAGGGTGGCTGCTGGAGAAACCGCCATGCTAGAATGCGGACCACCCAGAGGTCATCCGGAACCAACCCTCCATTGGAAGCGGAACGGTCACGTTATAGACTTGGAAAGCAACAAACG aattactCTTGTCGACGGTGGAAACTTGTTGATCTCTGACGTAAGGCAGACGGATCAAGGAAAGTATCAATGCATTGCCGAAAACATGGTCGGAGTTAAGGAATCAGCGATTGCGTCGCTCACTGTATATG TGAAACCATACTTCAGCGCCATACCAAGCAACCAAACTATTCTGACGGATCAAACCGCAGAATTTGCTTGTCGAGTGGGTGGCGATCCACAACCAGATATCTTATGGCGTCGTAACGATGGAAAGATGCCGATTGGCCGAGCTCACATTTTGGATGACAAAAGTTTGCGCATCGAGAGGGTAATACCCGAGGATCAAGGAACGTATATATGCGACGCGGAGAACGAAGTCGGCGCTATTTCGGCGAGTGCGGTACTCACCGTTCATT CGAAGCCGGTGTTCGTGAACTTTCCGAAAGACGAAACGGTTAGTACCGGATCGGATGTATCTTTTTCGTGTTCCGCTCGTGGTTCTCCGAAGCCATCGATATTTTGGACCCGTGAGGGCTCTCAGGAGCTGATGTTTCCGGGAAACACTTATCAGAGTAGATACACGGTCACTCAGGACGAAAGTTTGCGCATAAAAGGTGTGATAAGGAAAGACGAGGGCCATTACGTGTGCAGTGCCATAAGCCAAGCTGGTGCAAGTACGGCGACTGTCTTCCTTCAG GTGATGTCTGCCGAAGACATACCACCTCCGATAATCGAGTTGGGCCCAGCAAATCAGACGCTTCCTGTCAAAAGCGTTGCTACGTTACCTTGTCGTGCTGTTGGTACTCCAACCCCAAAGGTACACTGGCACAAGGACGGTGTTCTCATCCAACTAGGAAATCGTATCACAATGGCTAACAATGGAACTTTATTCATCGATGACCTTCAAATGAGTGACTCCGgattatatacgtgtattgCGAGCTCAGAATCCGGCAACACATCTTGGTCTGCCACATTGACGGTCAGCACGACGACGACCTTTCACAGAACTCCGGAAATATCGGCATTGCCCCAGAGCCCGAGCAAACCTAGAATCATAAACGCTACTAGTAACTCGGTTACTCTGACGTGGAGTCCTGGCAACGAGGGCCAAAGCAAAATCATTGGTTATAACATCGAGTATTTCAGTAGCAATCTGAATACTGGTTGGGTTGTTGCAGCTACCGGTGTCATCGACGATACCTACACC GTAACGGATTTAAAGCCCGACACCAACTATGTGTTCCTCGTGCGTGCCGAGAATAGTCACGGCTTGTCGCTTCCTGGACCGTTGTCCGATGTCGCTCACACGAGCAGCCTTGATCAACGGACGGTACCACAGATAGAATTGATTCGCGCGAGGGATCGGCTTAACAGCGAAATACTGCACTTGAAGGAAGTCCAACCGTTGAGCAGTACCAGCGTTAAAATTATGTGGGAC ATACTTGGTGCAGCTGATTTAGTCGAGGGTCTTTATATACGATATCGTGAGCTCACCGAGAAGCCAGAATATCGTATGGTAACTGTATTCAACGCCGGTGCAACTAGTTACGTTCTAACCAATTTGGAGAAGTACACGAGGTACGAGTTCTTCCTCGTGCCATTCTACAAAACTATAGAAGGGAGACCTAGCAATGTAAAATTGACTACAACTTTGGAGGATATACCGTCTAGTGCGCCGGAAAACGTTCACGTCGGTATGATCAATATGACTTCTGCGTTTGTACGATGGTCACCGCCACCGAAAAATGCACAGAATGGACAATTGATAGGATACAAA ATTCAAATAAAgagcaacagcagcaataAGATCTTGGGTCAAATGTCACTAAACGCTTCTACCACATCAGTCGTGATCAACAGTCTCTCGATGGGTGGACTTTACACAGCACGCGTAGCTGGCTTAACGCGTATTGGATTAGGTCCTTTCTCCAATCCGACTCTCCTGAACATGGATCCAGGTCAATTGACGCAACTTCCACCTCGAACAGATCCGAGTCACGGCAGCGTCTCCATCGTACGAGAAACTTGGTTCCTGATACTCGTAATTACGATGGTCTTCACAGTCGTGGCTGCTCTCTTGGGTGCTCTTTACGTGAGACGCAGACAGGCGATGAGCAAACAATTAGGTCATTTAAACGTTCCGGTGAGTACGGCAAATGACATATGTCAGCTGAATAAGGACACTTTGTGGTTGGAACGTGGCTGGAGACCGTCGAACACTCTTCAGGGTCCCACCGATAAGGAGTGCGAAACCAAGTTGTTAAATAATCAGCAGATGCTTGCCCCGGGAATTGTCAGCATGTCTGGATCGGAGTACGCCGAGGTCAACTTAACCACGTTTTACAATTCGAGAAAACAATTGCAAGCACCACCCGAACCGTACGCTACTACCACGTTGTGCGTTGGCAGTCGAAGTCCGGACTCGATGGAAACCAGCGGACAGAAATCAAATTCTAGCGATTCCTGCATGAAACCTGACTACTCCAGTTTGGATTCGAATCAAGAACACAACAAATCGACGATGTCACCCAGCAGCGACAACACTAGCAGCGTGTATACCGATGAGAACGCGGATATACAAAGAAGACCACAGTATAAAATACCCATATCAAACAATCCCCAAAGTGCTGTAAGCACAAGCGGCACGGCAATGCCCAACTGGTGCGACATGATGCCACCTCCGCCGGAACACCCACCGCCTTCGGGAACGTTATTGTCCGGAAGAatgcagcaacaacagcaacaacaacaacaacaacaacaacaacaacagtcgcaacaacaacagcagcaacatcaTCAACAGCAAGTTTCGTTCAGTCCTCACTTAGGCAAGAGGAACATACAGAATGACTTGGACGGTTCTGGATCGTGCAATTCGCAGAGTCCACCAACACCACCTATCAGAGCAGGCAACAGTTTCAGTTCCTCACCGACACCTTGGACTGGGCAACCTCCGCACGACATGGCTGCTTACGCGAACATGCAACAAAGTGGAAGATATACCACGCTTCCACCGCAAACTAATCCACCCCCCGTACCCTGTTTCCCTCAAGGCTTCAATCACTACGATTACAAAACTCAAGAGAACGAGTACGAAAGTGGCTCTGTGATTTACGGCCATCACAATGGCCTCCCCGACAACTATAGAAATCACGACAACGCTTTCAGCCGTATAAACCACGCGAATCCTCATATAGAACATTCGGTCGCCATGAGCGACGATATTTACAGACGCAACGATGCGATATTCCGTGGTGAAGATCTCTATCAGCAGGACAATGACGAATGGGATAGAAAATCCTGTGACTCCAACACCCACTCGGACATGTGTTGCTCTTGCTCCGAGTCTAGCTGTCTTTATGCAGATACGATCGAGTATAACAATCAATTCGCGCAATCCGGATGTGTTCACAGTAGAAGCGACTCAAGAAGTAGGGACAACAAGAGCCCACGTAGGAGAAACAACAGAGCTTCATCTCCTGCTTACAGCAGCGACAGTAATTACTCTTGTATTCCACAAAGGCAATGTGGAAGCATTGGTTCGCAGGAGAGATCGAGGCATAATCGTTGCAAAG ACAAAGTGCCTAGCTTCTCCAGGACAGGTAGTTATCCCCAGCACAGTTCTTCAGCATCCAATACGATGAGCAGCTCCGGAAGTCAGAGATACAATAAACTCAACAGTCTCCTCGCGAGTGCAAATAATCCAACGGGAGTCTCGGAATCTAGTCGCCCTTGCGATCATCGCGACAGCTAA
- the LOC122629643 gene encoding roundabout homolog 2-like isoform X2 produces the protein MPCVGTTTPFLILTIFALTAKGQLRSPRITEHPSDIIVAKHEPVTLNCKAEGKPDPVIEWYKDGELVQTSPGDAKSHRVILPTGSLFFLRVMNGKKEQDGGVYWCVARNQAGSVPSRNATLTVAVLRDEFRTEPQNTRVAAGETAMLECGPPRGHPEPTLHWKRNGHVIDLESNKRITLVDGGNLLISDVRQTDQGKYQCIAENMVGVKESAIASLTVYVKPYFSAIPSNQTILTDQTAEFACRVGGDPQPDILWRRNDGKMPIGRAHILDDKSLRIERVIPEDQGTYICDAENEVGAISASAVLTVHSKPVFVNFPKDETVSTGSDVSFSCSARGSPKPSIFWTREGSQELMFPGNTYQSRYTVTQDESLRIKGVIRKDEGHYVCSAISQAGASTATVFLQVMSAEDIPPPIIELGPANQTLPVKSVATLPCRAVGTPTPKVHWHKDGVLIQLGNRITMANNGTLFIDDLQMSDSGLYTCIASSESGNTSWSATLTVSTTTTFHRTPEISALPQSPSKPRIINATSNSVTLTWSPGNEGQSKIIGYNIEYFSSNLNTGWVVAATGVIDDTYTVTDLKPDTNYVFLVRAENSHGLSLPGPLSDVAHTSSLDQRTVPQIELIRARDRLNSEILHLKEVQPLSSTSVKIMWDILGAADLVEGLYIRYRELTEKPEYRMVTVFNAGATSYVLTNLEKYTRYEFFLVPFYKTIEGRPSNVKLTTTLEDIPSSAPENVHVGMINMTSAFVRWSPPPKNAQNGQLIGYKIQIKSNSSNKILGQMSLNASTTSVVINSLSMGGLYTARVAGLTRIGLGPFSNPTLLNMDPGQLTQLPPRTDPSHGSVSIVRETWFLILVITMVFTVVAALLGALYVRRRQAMSKQLGHLNVPGPTDKECETKLLNNQQMLAPGIVSMSGSEYAEVNLTTFYNSRKQLQAPPEPYATTTLCVGSRSPDSMETSGQKSNSSDSCMKPDYSSLDSNQEHNKSTMSPSSDNTSSVYTDENADIQRRPQYKIPISNNPQSAVSTSGTAMPNWCDMMPPPPEHPPPSGTLLSGRMQQQQQQQQQQQQQQQSQQQQQQHHQQQVSFSPHLGKRNIQNDLDGSGSCNSQSPPTPPIRAGNSFSSSPTPWTGQPPHDMAAYANMQQSGRYTTLPPQTNPPPVPCFPQGFNHYDYKTQENEYESGSVIYGHHNGLPDNYRNHDNAFSRINHANPHIEHSVAMSDDIYRRNDAIFRGEDLYQQDNDEWDRKSCDSNTHSDMCCSCSESSCLYADTIEYNNQFAQSGCVHSRSDSRSRDNKSPRRRNNRASSPAYSSDSNYSCIPQRQCGSIGSQERSRHNRCKDKVPSFSRTGSYPQHSSSASNTMSSSGSQRYNKLNSLLASANNPTGVSESSRPCDHRDS, from the exons TACTACGAGACGAGTTTCGGACAGAACCACAGAACACAAGGGTGGCTGCTGGAGAAACCGCCATGCTAGAATGCGGACCACCCAGAGGTCATCCGGAACCAACCCTCCATTGGAAGCGGAACGGTCACGTTATAGACTTGGAAAGCAACAAACG aattactCTTGTCGACGGTGGAAACTTGTTGATCTCTGACGTAAGGCAGACGGATCAAGGAAAGTATCAATGCATTGCCGAAAACATGGTCGGAGTTAAGGAATCAGCGATTGCGTCGCTCACTGTATATG TGAAACCATACTTCAGCGCCATACCAAGCAACCAAACTATTCTGACGGATCAAACCGCAGAATTTGCTTGTCGAGTGGGTGGCGATCCACAACCAGATATCTTATGGCGTCGTAACGATGGAAAGATGCCGATTGGCCGAGCTCACATTTTGGATGACAAAAGTTTGCGCATCGAGAGGGTAATACCCGAGGATCAAGGAACGTATATATGCGACGCGGAGAACGAAGTCGGCGCTATTTCGGCGAGTGCGGTACTCACCGTTCATT CGAAGCCGGTGTTCGTGAACTTTCCGAAAGACGAAACGGTTAGTACCGGATCGGATGTATCTTTTTCGTGTTCCGCTCGTGGTTCTCCGAAGCCATCGATATTTTGGACCCGTGAGGGCTCTCAGGAGCTGATGTTTCCGGGAAACACTTATCAGAGTAGATACACGGTCACTCAGGACGAAAGTTTGCGCATAAAAGGTGTGATAAGGAAAGACGAGGGCCATTACGTGTGCAGTGCCATAAGCCAAGCTGGTGCAAGTACGGCGACTGTCTTCCTTCAG GTGATGTCTGCCGAAGACATACCACCTCCGATAATCGAGTTGGGCCCAGCAAATCAGACGCTTCCTGTCAAAAGCGTTGCTACGTTACCTTGTCGTGCTGTTGGTACTCCAACCCCAAAGGTACACTGGCACAAGGACGGTGTTCTCATCCAACTAGGAAATCGTATCACAATGGCTAACAATGGAACTTTATTCATCGATGACCTTCAAATGAGTGACTCCGgattatatacgtgtattgCGAGCTCAGAATCCGGCAACACATCTTGGTCTGCCACATTGACGGTCAGCACGACGACGACCTTTCACAGAACTCCGGAAATATCGGCATTGCCCCAGAGCCCGAGCAAACCTAGAATCATAAACGCTACTAGTAACTCGGTTACTCTGACGTGGAGTCCTGGCAACGAGGGCCAAAGCAAAATCATTGGTTATAACATCGAGTATTTCAGTAGCAATCTGAATACTGGTTGGGTTGTTGCAGCTACCGGTGTCATCGACGATACCTACACC GTAACGGATTTAAAGCCCGACACCAACTATGTGTTCCTCGTGCGTGCCGAGAATAGTCACGGCTTGTCGCTTCCTGGACCGTTGTCCGATGTCGCTCACACGAGCAGCCTTGATCAACGGACGGTACCACAGATAGAATTGATTCGCGCGAGGGATCGGCTTAACAGCGAAATACTGCACTTGAAGGAAGTCCAACCGTTGAGCAGTACCAGCGTTAAAATTATGTGGGAC ATACTTGGTGCAGCTGATTTAGTCGAGGGTCTTTATATACGATATCGTGAGCTCACCGAGAAGCCAGAATATCGTATGGTAACTGTATTCAACGCCGGTGCAACTAGTTACGTTCTAACCAATTTGGAGAAGTACACGAGGTACGAGTTCTTCCTCGTGCCATTCTACAAAACTATAGAAGGGAGACCTAGCAATGTAAAATTGACTACAACTTTGGAGGATATACCGTCTAGTGCGCCGGAAAACGTTCACGTCGGTATGATCAATATGACTTCTGCGTTTGTACGATGGTCACCGCCACCGAAAAATGCACAGAATGGACAATTGATAGGATACAAA ATTCAAATAAAgagcaacagcagcaataAGATCTTGGGTCAAATGTCACTAAACGCTTCTACCACATCAGTCGTGATCAACAGTCTCTCGATGGGTGGACTTTACACAGCACGCGTAGCTGGCTTAACGCGTATTGGATTAGGTCCTTTCTCCAATCCGACTCTCCTGAACATGGATCCAGGTCAATTGACGCAACTTCCACCTCGAACAGATCCGAGTCACGGCAGCGTCTCCATCGTACGAGAAACTTGGTTCCTGATACTCGTAATTACGATGGTCTTCACAGTCGTGGCTGCTCTCTTGGGTGCTCTTTACGTGAGACGCAGACAGGCGATGAGCAAACAATTAGGTCATTTAAACGTTCCG GGTCCCACCGATAAGGAGTGCGAAACCAAGTTGTTAAATAATCAGCAGATGCTTGCCCCGGGAATTGTCAGCATGTCTGGATCGGAGTACGCCGAGGTCAACTTAACCACGTTTTACAATTCGAGAAAACAATTGCAAGCACCACCCGAACCGTACGCTACTACCACGTTGTGCGTTGGCAGTCGAAGTCCGGACTCGATGGAAACCAGCGGACAGAAATCAAATTCTAGCGATTCCTGCATGAAACCTGACTACTCCAGTTTGGATTCGAATCAAGAACACAACAAATCGACGATGTCACCCAGCAGCGACAACACTAGCAGCGTGTATACCGATGAGAACGCGGATATACAAAGAAGACCACAGTATAAAATACCCATATCAAACAATCCCCAAAGTGCTGTAAGCACAAGCGGCACGGCAATGCCCAACTGGTGCGACATGATGCCACCTCCGCCGGAACACCCACCGCCTTCGGGAACGTTATTGTCCGGAAGAatgcagcaacaacagcaacaacaacaacaacaacaacaacaacaacagtcgcaacaacaacagcagcaacatcaTCAACAGCAAGTTTCGTTCAGTCCTCACTTAGGCAAGAGGAACATACAGAATGACTTGGACGGTTCTGGATCGTGCAATTCGCAGAGTCCACCAACACCACCTATCAGAGCAGGCAACAGTTTCAGTTCCTCACCGACACCTTGGACTGGGCAACCTCCGCACGACATGGCTGCTTACGCGAACATGCAACAAAGTGGAAGATATACCACGCTTCCACCGCAAACTAATCCACCCCCCGTACCCTGTTTCCCTCAAGGCTTCAATCACTACGATTACAAAACTCAAGAGAACGAGTACGAAAGTGGCTCTGTGATTTACGGCCATCACAATGGCCTCCCCGACAACTATAGAAATCACGACAACGCTTTCAGCCGTATAAACCACGCGAATCCTCATATAGAACATTCGGTCGCCATGAGCGACGATATTTACAGACGCAACGATGCGATATTCCGTGGTGAAGATCTCTATCAGCAGGACAATGACGAATGGGATAGAAAATCCTGTGACTCCAACACCCACTCGGACATGTGTTGCTCTTGCTCCGAGTCTAGCTGTCTTTATGCAGATACGATCGAGTATAACAATCAATTCGCGCAATCCGGATGTGTTCACAGTAGAAGCGACTCAAGAAGTAGGGACAACAAGAGCCCACGTAGGAGAAACAACAGAGCTTCATCTCCTGCTTACAGCAGCGACAGTAATTACTCTTGTATTCCACAAAGGCAATGTGGAAGCATTGGTTCGCAGGAGAGATCGAGGCATAATCGTTGCAAAG ACAAAGTGCCTAGCTTCTCCAGGACAGGTAGTTATCCCCAGCACAGTTCTTCAGCATCCAATACGATGAGCAGCTCCGGAAGTCAGAGATACAATAAACTCAACAGTCTCCTCGCGAGTGCAAATAATCCAACGGGAGTCTCGGAATCTAGTCGCCCTTGCGATCATCGCGACAGCTAA